One stretch of Tepidibacter hydrothermalis DNA includes these proteins:
- a CDS encoding ABC transporter permease: MDFTPIGVLRENGNLEKKKFSFKNLRFKGDIFISPLVLFIIVSLCMLAPLITSIDPTNMELSKVFTSPYRGHIFGTDHLGRDIFSRVLYGGRISIIIGVLSMVISTVIGATYGSISGYCGGTIDDIMMRFIDIMISIPSLLIMTLIQAILQSNNISSIIFVISITSWMNIAKIVRGEVLELKQREFVLASKIMGADFIYIMKKHLIPNYMTSIIYMSAINSANAIMAETTLSFLGLGLPIDVPSWGSMLMDARESILLNKWWVALFPGVFMISTIFCITNIGEYIRVKNNRRFNNI, translated from the coding sequence ATGGATTTTACCCCTATTGGAGTTTTAAGAGAAAATGGTAATCTAGAAAAAAAGAAATTTTCTTTTAAGAATTTAAGATTTAAAGGAGATATATTTATTTCTCCTCTTGTATTATTTATAATAGTATCTTTATGCATGTTAGCACCTTTAATCACGAGTATAGACCCAACCAATATGGAATTATCTAAGGTGTTTACATCTCCGTATAGAGGACATATATTTGGAACTGACCATTTAGGAAGAGATATATTTTCAAGAGTATTATATGGAGGAAGAATATCTATTATTATAGGGGTATTATCTATGGTTATATCTACTGTAATAGGAGCTACATATGGAAGTATAAGTGGTTATTGTGGTGGAACTATAGATGACATTATGATGAGATTCATAGATATAATGATTAGTATTCCATCTTTACTTATAATGACACTTATTCAAGCTATACTTCAAAGTAACAATATTAGCAGCATTATATTTGTAATAAGTATAACTAGTTGGATGAATATAGCTAAGATAGTAAGAGGAGAAGTTCTTGAATTAAAGCAGAGAGAGTTTGTTTTGGCATCTAAGATTATGGGTGCAGATTTTATATACATAATGAAGAAGCATCTGATACCTAATTATATGACTAGCATAATATATATGTCAGCAATAAATTCAGCTAATGCAATTATGGCAGAAACTACACTTAGTTTCTTAGGATTAGGACTTCCTATAGATGTACCTTCTTGGGGATCTATGCTTATGGATGCTAGGGAGAGTATACTTTTAAATAAATGGTGGGTTGCTTTATTTCCAGGAGTGTTTATGATAAGTACTATATTTTGTATAACTAATATAGGAGAGTATATAAGAGTTAAAAATAATAGAAGATTTAATAATATATAA
- a CDS encoding YcaO-like family protein, giving the protein MSSLKDRKYKDELPLNTVNKIRKILSDLGIVTIETDWKNSAKGFCSVRVEIANTSIATNGKGTSHEYALASAYAELMERIQNQTFFRLNDTLTENAMSYKDFYYAPDEEYLSVDDLIKRNDDWFSYQINNLNSKTDTYDLLNKWSKTSYEHTPLDFVSIPYKNLNTNKLSYIPVNMVSKIYMSNGMCAGNTFEEALIQGISEILERHVNQVIINEKITPPDIPRTYIQNFPRLDSMINQIESKGNYKVIVKDCSLNENYPVVAVIFINKDNQNYFIKFGSHPVFEISLERTLTELLQGQDINNMMGLKDYSYKNNLSDEHQNLLGILINGSGYYPREFFGSKSDYDFNEFEDTSTLDNKEILNHIVKLLNDKNFNIFVRDCSFLDFPSYHVIVPGLSEVDKFDDLDSLDNHINYIQIKKLINNLNNLSNEDISNLIDLINEAGYNPNMSVTQILNLDNDHNTPWYYSNIELFLSALNYNHKNFGKSYNHFNKYLKSLNPKYYNKNIINHYKCVRDYISMRDDNMDDENIEKNLNLFYNTNSVNSVMSEFKHPENILNVEYIDEYKHRYKKTYTNTNDIIYKSLKDKYILSNINQKSLSLD; this is encoded by the coding sequence TTGAGTTCACTAAAAGATAGAAAATACAAAGATGAACTACCACTCAATACTGTAAACAAAATAAGAAAAATACTTTCTGATTTAGGAATTGTTACAATAGAAACTGATTGGAAAAACTCGGCTAAAGGATTTTGTTCTGTACGAGTTGAAATTGCAAATACTTCAATTGCAACTAATGGAAAAGGAACGTCTCATGAATACGCTCTTGCAAGTGCTTATGCAGAACTTATGGAAAGAATTCAAAACCAGACTTTCTTTAGATTAAATGATACTCTAACAGAAAATGCTATGTCATATAAAGACTTTTATTACGCTCCTGATGAAGAATACCTAAGTGTAGATGACCTTATAAAAAGAAATGATGATTGGTTCTCATATCAAATAAATAATTTGAACTCTAAAACCGACACATACGACCTATTAAACAAATGGTCTAAAACATCCTATGAACATACTCCTCTTGATTTTGTAAGTATTCCTTATAAAAATTTAAATACAAATAAACTATCCTACATACCTGTTAACATGGTATCAAAAATATATATGTCAAATGGAATGTGCGCGGGGAATACATTTGAAGAAGCTTTAATTCAAGGTATATCCGAAATCTTAGAAAGACATGTCAATCAAGTTATAATAAATGAAAAGATAACTCCACCAGATATCCCAAGAACATATATACAAAATTTTCCAAGATTAGATTCAATGATAAATCAAATAGAGTCTAAAGGAAACTACAAGGTTATAGTAAAAGATTGCTCATTAAATGAAAACTACCCAGTAGTAGCTGTTATATTTATAAATAAAGATAATCAAAACTACTTTATTAAATTCGGCTCTCATCCAGTATTTGAAATATCATTAGAAAGAACCTTAACAGAACTTTTGCAAGGACAGGATATAAACAATATGATGGGTCTTAAAGATTACTCATACAAAAATAATTTATCTGATGAACATCAAAATTTACTTGGAATACTAATCAATGGATCTGGCTATTATCCAAGGGAATTTTTTGGTTCAAAATCTGATTATGATTTCAATGAGTTTGAAGATACTTCAACTTTAGATAACAAAGAAATACTAAATCATATTGTGAAACTATTGAATGATAAAAACTTTAATATATTTGTTAGAGACTGTTCTTTTTTAGATTTTCCTTCTTATCATGTAATAGTTCCAGGCCTTAGTGAAGTAGATAAATTCGATGACTTAGATTCACTAGATAATCATATCAATTATATTCAAATAAAAAAACTTATAAACAATTTAAATAATCTATCAAATGAAGATATATCAAACTTAATAGATTTGATAAATGAAGCTGGATACAATCCAAATATGTCTGTAACCCAAATATTGAATTTAGATAATGACCATAATACCCCTTGGTATTATTCCAATATAGAATTATTTTTAAGTGCATTAAATTATAATCATAAAAATTTTGGTAAATCTTACAATCACTTTAATAAATACTTAAAATCTTTGAATCCAAAATATTATAATAAAAATATTATAAATCACTATAAATGTGTTAGAGATTATATATCTATGCGTGATGATAATATGGATGATGAAAATATAGAAAAAAACTTAAATCTATTTTATAATACAAACTCAGTAAACAGTGTCATGAGTGAATTTAAACATCCTGAAAACATATTGAATGTAGAATATATAGATGAATATAAACACAGATATAAAAAAACATATACTAACACAAATGATATTATATATAAATCATTAAAGGACAAATATATATTATCTAATATAAATCAAAAAAGCTTATCTTTAGATTAA
- a CDS encoding YlbF family regulator, translating to MNNKTKELVEFICDTDEFMNLKNAKRNIDKNKNLKKQVDDFKKRQLKMQKSKLSKEQLNSEMMRLNNDFKALHEIPQVTEFFQSTKEFNNMMFNLFKEINILLDSKLNSKK from the coding sequence ATGAACAATAAAACCAAGGAATTAGTAGAATTCATTTGTGATACCGATGAATTTATGAATCTTAAAAATGCAAAACGAAATATAGATAAAAACAAAAACTTAAAAAAACAAGTAGACGATTTTAAAAAAAGACAATTAAAAATGCAAAAATCAAAACTGTCAAAAGAACAATTAAATTCAGAAATGATGAGACTTAACAATGATTTCAAGGCATTACACGAAATACCTCAAGTAACCGAATTTTTCCAATCTACCAAAGAATTTAATAATATGATGTTCAATTTATTCAAAGAAATCAATATACTTTTAGATTCAAAATTAAATTCAAAAAAGTAA
- a CDS encoding Lon protease family protein: MKTIDKFKIDIKDLKNEYDINKLDFDTTEDISPLKGIIGQNRAVCAMDFGLNIKRRGYNVYVAGMSGTGRTSYTMSMIEKLARYKRDNFDYVYVYNYKSPNEPISLKFRTGNGKKFKKDVEDVLEKLRSDIPRTFESREYEDRNKAITMEYETMTQDAINELNEFAKSRGFTFQITQRGLVSIPLKEDNTPMADEEYKQLSQLQLNDIRQSASKLNNDISEYLKKIKEIEEEFKNEISNLDRKIGESIISFYINILIENYGYNEKKLNFLHDMKDDMVENIEKFKPKKDTEQNIFGFMQKDDSKFFTRYKVNLFIDNSEQKGCRVINETNPTYYNLTGMIEYKNEIGVLTTSFMELKAGAIHKANGGFLILNVKDLFSHPFAWEALKRTLKTGKINIETLNKQYGYIVTSTLKPEPIDVDIKVILIGDNRIYNLLYGYDEDFAKLFKVMADFDVEVDRNEENIYKVARFISSHCEKEGLKHFDKKAVLKIIEYSSRICENKQKLTARFNQIVDILYEAENLSDDDSEYVTEKDVKKAIESKKYRNNKYEQRLNEMFEDETLILDVEGEKVGQINGLAVMGTGEYSFGKPSRITASTYRGKRGIINIEREIKHSGSIHDKGVLILSGYLGEKYGKERQLSLNTSITFEQNYSGIDGDSASSTELYVIISSIGSIPVKQNIAVTGSVSQKGEIQPIGGVNQKIEGFFDVCKIKGITGNQGVMIPIQNVKNLMLSDEVIQAVKDGDFHIYAVSNIYEGLEVLTGLCESEVDERVNLALDELIDEEEEDKDEKDN; encoded by the coding sequence ATGAAAACTATAGACAAGTTCAAAATTGATATAAAAGATTTAAAAAATGAATATGATATTAATAAATTAGATTTTGATACAACAGAGGATATAAGTCCCCTTAAGGGAATAATAGGGCAAAATAGAGCTGTGTGTGCTATGGATTTTGGGCTTAACATAAAAAGAAGAGGATACAATGTATATGTAGCTGGTATGAGTGGAACTGGTAGAACTAGCTATACTATGTCTATGATAGAAAAACTAGCTAGATATAAAAGAGATAACTTCGACTATGTTTATGTATATAATTACAAAAGTCCTAATGAACCTATATCTCTTAAATTTAGAACTGGCAATGGTAAAAAATTTAAAAAAGATGTGGAAGATGTATTGGAAAAGTTAAGATCGGATATTCCAAGAACATTTGAATCAAGAGAATATGAAGATAGAAATAAAGCTATAACAATGGAATATGAGACCATGACTCAAGATGCTATAAATGAATTAAATGAATTTGCAAAATCAAGAGGATTTACATTTCAAATAACTCAAAGAGGTCTTGTAAGTATTCCTCTAAAGGAAGATAATACTCCTATGGCAGATGAAGAGTACAAACAATTATCTCAACTACAGCTAAATGATATAAGACAAAGTGCTTCTAAGTTAAACAATGATATAAGTGAGTATTTGAAAAAAATAAAAGAAATAGAAGAAGAGTTTAAAAATGAGATATCTAATTTGGACAGAAAAATTGGAGAGAGCATAATAAGCTTTTATATAAATATACTAATAGAAAATTACGGATATAATGAGAAAAAGCTAAACTTTCTACATGATATGAAAGATGATATGGTAGAGAATATAGAGAAGTTTAAGCCTAAAAAAGATACGGAACAAAATATATTTGGTTTTATGCAAAAAGATGACAGTAAGTTCTTTACAAGATACAAGGTTAATCTATTTATAGACAACAGTGAACAAAAGGGATGTAGAGTTATAAATGAGACTAATCCAACTTATTATAATTTAACTGGTATGATAGAGTATAAAAATGAAATAGGAGTTCTTACTACCAGTTTTATGGAATTAAAGGCTGGTGCCATTCACAAGGCAAATGGAGGTTTTTTGATATTAAATGTGAAGGATTTGTTCTCTCATCCATTTGCATGGGAAGCGCTTAAGAGAACTTTGAAAACTGGAAAGATAAACATAGAAACATTGAACAAGCAATATGGGTATATAGTTACATCAACATTAAAACCAGAACCTATAGATGTGGATATAAAGGTTATTTTGATAGGAGATAATCGTATTTACAATCTTTTATATGGATATGATGAAGATTTTGCAAAGCTTTTTAAAGTTATGGCAGATTTCGATGTTGAGGTAGATAGAAATGAAGAAAATATATATAAGGTAGCTAGATTTATTTCATCTCATTGTGAAAAAGAAGGTCTTAAGCATTTTGACAAAAAGGCTGTTCTCAAAATTATAGAGTATAGTTCCCGAATATGTGAAAATAAACAAAAGTTGACTGCTAGATTTAATCAAATAGTAGATATTCTTTATGAGGCAGAAAATTTGAGTGATGATGATTCAGAGTATGTTACAGAGAAGGATGTAAAAAAAGCAATAGAATCTAAAAAATATAGAAACAATAAGTATGAACAAAGACTTAATGAGATGTTTGAAGATGAAACACTTATTTTGGACGTAGAAGGTGAAAAGGTAGGTCAAATTAATGGTTTAGCTGTAATGGGTACAGGAGAGTATTCATTTGGTAAGCCATCTAGAATAACAGCATCTACTTATAGAGGAAAACGTGGAATAATAAATATAGAGAGAGAAATCAAGCATAGCGGAAGTATACATGATAAGGGAGTGCTTATATTAAGTGGATATTTAGGTGAAAAATACGGTAAAGAAAGACAGTTATCACTTAATACTTCTATAACGTTTGAACAAAACTACTCTGGTATAGATGGAGATAGTGCTTCAAGTACAGAATTATATGTAATAATATCTAGTATTGGATCTATTCCTGTTAAGCAAAATATAGCAGTTACAGGATCTGTCAGTCAAAAGGGAGAGATACAACCTATAGGAGGAGTAAATCAAAAAATTGAGGGATTCTTTGATGTTTGCAAAATAAAAGGGATTACAGGAAATCAAGGTGTTATGATTCCTATACAAAATGTTAAAAATCTTATGTTAAGTGATGAGGTAATACAGGCTGTTAAGGATGGAGATTTTCATATATATGCTGTATCAAATATATATGAAGGACTTGAAGTTCTTACAGGGCTTTGTGAAAGTGAAGTAGATGAAAGAGTAAATCTAGCTCTTGATGAGTTAATAGATGAAGAAGAAGAGGATAAGGATGAAAAGGATAATTAA
- a CDS encoding 5-formyltetrahydrofolate cyclo-ligase, which yields MKKEFRKKVISERKKQNPDIINSNSQLIFQNLLKLDAIKKAKTIMAYLDFNNEVQTDTIINYLLSKNQKVVVPISIVDERKLLLSQLKDIETEVSIGTYGIREPKSEFIRPVNAKDIDIVIVPAVAYDTNGYRLGYGGGYYDRFLESLRDDCITIGIAFEIQIFDEVPKEDHDAQLDYIITEKRIIKI from the coding sequence TTGAAAAAAGAATTTAGAAAAAAAGTTATATCAGAAAGAAAAAAACAAAATCCAGACATAATAAATTCAAACTCACAATTAATATTTCAAAATTTATTAAAACTAGATGCAATAAAAAAAGCTAAAACAATAATGGCATACCTTGATTTTAACAATGAAGTTCAAACAGATACTATAATAAATTACCTTTTATCAAAAAATCAAAAAGTTGTAGTTCCAATATCAATAGTAGACGAAAGAAAACTCTTATTATCTCAACTAAAGGATATTGAAACAGAAGTTTCTATAGGTACTTATGGTATTAGAGAACCCAAGTCAGAATTTATAAGACCAGTAAATGCTAAAGACATAGATATAGTAATAGTTCCAGCAGTAGCATATGATACTAATGGATATAGACTCGGTTACGGGGGCGGATATTACGATAGATTCTTAGAATCTCTAAGAGATGACTGTATAACAATTGGAATAGCATTTGAAATTCAAATATTCGATGAAGTACCAAAAGAAGATCACGACGCACAGCTCGACTACATAATAACAGAAAAAAGGATAATTAAAATTTAA
- the ftsE gene encoding cell division ATP-binding protein FtsE yields MIEFKDVSKSYKNGKLALFNINLKIDKGEFVFLVGSSGAGKSTFIKALLKEEDVTSGTIKVSGKDICKIPKRKIPKYRRSIGIVFQDFRLLPNKTVYENVAFAMEIIGQSNKNIRRRVPFVLGMVGLSEKAKSYPSELSGGEQQRVSIARAIVNNPSIIIADEPTGNLDPQTANEIMNIITDINRRGTTIIMATHASDLVDRMKKRVIALKKGIVIKDEERGSYDYE; encoded by the coding sequence GTGATAGAATTCAAAGACGTTAGTAAAAGTTATAAAAATGGTAAATTAGCACTTTTTAATATAAATTTGAAGATTGATAAAGGAGAATTTGTGTTTTTAGTAGGTTCATCTGGAGCAGGTAAATCTACTTTTATAAAGGCGCTTTTGAAGGAAGAGGATGTAACTAGTGGGACAATAAAGGTAAGTGGAAAAGATATATGTAAAATTCCAAAGAGAAAGATTCCTAAGTATAGAAGAAGCATAGGTATTGTTTTTCAGGATTTTAGATTGCTTCCGAATAAAACAGTTTATGAGAATGTGGCTTTTGCCATGGAGATAATAGGTCAAAGTAATAAAAATATAAGAAGAAGAGTTCCCTTTGTTTTAGGAATGGTAGGGCTTAGTGAAAAAGCAAAGTCATACCCTTCGGAATTATCAGGTGGAGAACAGCAAAGAGTTAGTATAGCAAGAGCTATAGTTAATAATCCTTCGATAATAATTGCAGATGAGCCAACTGGTAATTTAGATCCTCAAACTGCAAATGAAATAATGAATATTATAACTGATATCAATAGAAGAGGAACTACTATAATAATGGCAACTCATGCTAGTGATTTAGTTGACAGAATGAAAAAGAGAGTTATTGCTCTTAAAAAAGGTATAGTTATAAAGGATGAGGAAAGGGGAAGCTACGATTATGAATAG
- the ftsX gene encoding permease-like cell division protein FtsX, protein MNSIIYNIKEGLKGILRNPTMSIVSIGSVSAALFVLSIIFSVVININNFTTMVEGQFDNVQVYLKEDMTSQLIFDLEKKLNQIDGVQNVEFESKQDALNKLKKRWGEDAYLLEGIDNPLDNSFIIEVSNIENTEQIANQVKKFYGIQEVKYYDDVVEKVIKISNIVKISGLFIIAILALVSLFIISNTIKLALHGRRKEINIMKYVGATDWFIRWPFIIEGMVLGLIGALISLAITYFGYDYFYSKLDLPAYSIFSGYILPVTGIMSILMNISIVMGIGVGIIGSIISLRRYLNV, encoded by the coding sequence ATGAATAGCATTATTTATAATATAAAAGAAGGATTGAAAGGAATACTTAGAAATCCTACTATGTCGATTGTATCTATAGGGTCTGTTTCAGCAGCTTTATTCGTACTTAGTATAATATTCAGTGTAGTAATAAATATAAACAACTTTACAACTATGGTTGAAGGGCAATTTGACAACGTACAAGTTTATTTAAAAGAGGATATGACATCACAACTTATATTTGATCTTGAAAAAAAACTAAATCAAATAGATGGAGTACAGAATGTAGAGTTTGAATCAAAACAGGATGCCTTAAATAAATTGAAAAAAAGATGGGGAGAGGATGCATATCTTTTAGAAGGAATAGACAATCCACTTGATAACTCATTTATAATAGAAGTTAGCAATATCGAAAATACAGAGCAAATAGCAAATCAGGTTAAAAAATTTTATGGTATACAAGAAGTTAAATATTATGACGACGTTGTAGAAAAAGTTATAAAGATATCTAATATAGTTAAGATATCTGGATTATTTATAATAGCAATCCTAGCTTTAGTATCGCTTTTTATAATTTCAAATACAATAAAGTTAGCATTACATGGAAGAAGAAAAGAGATAAACATAATGAAATATGTTGGAGCTACGGATTGGTTTATAAGATGGCCTTTTATAATAGAAGGAATGGTTTTAGGATTAATAGGAGCATTAATATCTCTTGCAATTACTTATTTTGGATATGACTATTTTTATTCGAAATTAGATCTACCGGCATACTCTATTTTTTCAGGATATATACTACCTGTGACAGGTATTATGAGTATTTTGATGAATATATCTATAGTAATGGGAATTGGAGTTGGGATAATAGGAAGTATTATTTCACTTAGAAGATACTTAAATGTCTAA